The Nitrospirales bacterium genome includes a window with the following:
- the zwf gene encoding glucose-6-phosphate dehydrogenase, with the protein MATTTVTEPPPTRSETVTSSPAEPCTLVIFGASGDLTRRKLLPAIYNLLLDGLLPANYAVLGLGRKRLSDEEFGEIARNGIEKFSRQTLNQEKWKDFQNRLFYMNGEIDDLATFTNMKTRLEGIEQQLNLPGNRIFYLAVPPTTFQPACEGLHKAGLIYDSHKPSPYSRVIIEKPIGRDLASAKEINTITGRVFDESQIYRIDHYLGKETVQNIMVLRFANAIFEPIWNHRYIDHVQITVSEAETLGTRASYYEEAGALRDMIQNHILQLLCLIAMEPPYSLDPDVVRNVRMDVLRGLRPIRGEDVETMTVRAQYSHGTIHGKEVPGYRREEGVQPDSTTETYVALKVLVENWRWAGVPFYIRTGKAMPKRASEIAVQFKDIPQILFNANPKSAQAPNLLTLRIQPEEGMALRIISKQPGSKAKTHPVDMNFKYGDAFDEPSPEAYERLLLDVMTGDASLFMRRDAVEASWTWVTDILKGWETHGTKWLPEYPAGTWGPVEADRLIETDGRKWRKV; encoded by the coding sequence ATGGCAACCACCACCGTAACTGAACCACCTCCTACACGGTCTGAAACCGTGACGTCATCCCCGGCGGAGCCATGCACGCTCGTCATTTTTGGAGCGTCAGGGGATTTAACTCGCCGGAAGCTTTTACCCGCTATTTATAATCTTTTACTCGATGGGCTCCTCCCTGCAAACTACGCGGTCCTGGGACTCGGACGGAAACGCCTCAGTGATGAGGAGTTCGGTGAAATCGCTCGCAACGGTATCGAGAAATTTTCACGGCAAACCTTGAACCAGGAAAAATGGAAAGATTTTCAGAATCGCCTCTTCTACATGAACGGAGAGATTGACGACCTCGCGACCTTTACCAACATGAAAACTCGATTAGAAGGAATCGAGCAACAACTCAATTTGCCTGGCAATCGAATTTTTTATCTCGCGGTTCCGCCAACCACGTTTCAACCAGCATGTGAAGGTCTCCACAAGGCCGGACTGATTTATGACAGTCACAAGCCCTCGCCCTACTCACGGGTCATCATCGAAAAACCCATCGGGCGTGATTTGGCGTCGGCCAAGGAAATTAATACCATCACGGGCCGAGTCTTTGACGAATCACAGATTTATCGCATCGATCACTACCTTGGGAAAGAAACCGTCCAAAACATCATGGTCCTGCGTTTCGCGAACGCGATCTTTGAACCCATATGGAACCATCGCTATATCGATCACGTACAAATAACGGTAAGCGAAGCTGAAACCTTGGGGACACGGGCCTCGTACTATGAAGAGGCCGGGGCGTTACGGGACATGATTCAAAATCATATCCTGCAGCTTCTGTGTCTCATCGCGATGGAACCTCCGTATTCCCTCGACCCCGATGTCGTTCGCAATGTCAGGATGGATGTCTTGCGTGGGTTACGTCCTATTCGAGGGGAAGATGTGGAGACGATGACTGTTCGCGCACAATATTCTCATGGAACGATACACGGCAAAGAGGTTCCAGGATACCGACGCGAAGAAGGAGTCCAGCCAGATTCCACGACTGAAACCTATGTGGCATTAAAAGTGCTCGTTGAAAATTGGCGATGGGCGGGCGTTCCATTTTACATCCGTACCGGAAAAGCGATGCCCAAACGGGCATCGGAAATTGCGGTGCAATTCAAAGACATTCCGCAAATTCTCTTTAATGCGAACCCCAAATCGGCGCAAGCCCCGAATTTACTCACCTTGCGCATTCAGCCGGAAGAAGGCATGGCACTCAGAATTATCTCGAAACAACCCGGGAGCAAGGCCAAGACCCACCCCGTAGACATGAACTTTAAGTATGGCGATGCCTTTGACGAACCTTCGCCTGAGGCCTATGAACGGCTTTTGCTCGATGTGATGACCGGTGATGCGTCCCTGTTTATGCGCCGTGATGCCGTGGAAGCGTCCTGGACCTGGGTGACCGATATCTTAAAGGGCTGGGAAACCCATGGCACCAAATGGCTTCCTGAATACCCGGCCGGAACCTGGGGACCGGTCGAAGCCGACCGGCTCATTGAAACCGATGGCAGAAAATGGCGAAAGGTCTAG
- the gnd gene encoding decarboxylating 6-phosphogluconate dehydrogenase: MEIGFIGLGKMGMNMVTRLRRDDHRVVVYDRAANLVKDAEKVGCVGASSLEDLVTHLSKPRAVWVMVPSGDPTEETITHISKLLERDDTIIDGGNTKFHDDLRRANDLKSLGLHYVDAGTSGGIWGLKIGYCLMVGGEEVAIKRLESIFTTLAPPNGWAHVGGHGAGHYVKMVHNGIEYSIMQGYAEGFELMSKSSYSLDLAQIADLWMQGSVIRSWLLELGASALREDPKLEKLKGYVQDSGEGRWMLMDAIEKNVPVPTLSTALFTRFRSRQEESFSEKMLAALRNAFGGHSVRR; the protein is encoded by the coding sequence ATGGAAATCGGATTCATCGGATTGGGCAAGATGGGCATGAACATGGTGACACGTCTCCGTCGTGACGATCATCGGGTCGTGGTCTATGACCGTGCCGCCAACCTCGTAAAAGACGCTGAGAAAGTCGGATGTGTCGGGGCCTCCTCGTTAGAAGATCTGGTTACTCACCTCTCGAAACCCCGTGCAGTCTGGGTCATGGTTCCCTCCGGAGATCCTACTGAAGAAACCATTACACACATTTCAAAGCTCCTGGAACGCGATGACACCATTATTGACGGTGGAAATACCAAATTTCATGACGACCTGCGTCGCGCGAATGACTTGAAATCCCTGGGGCTTCATTACGTCGATGCCGGCACGAGCGGAGGCATCTGGGGGCTCAAGATTGGGTACTGCCTGATGGTGGGCGGCGAGGAAGTCGCGATCAAACGGCTGGAATCTATTTTTACCACGCTCGCCCCCCCCAACGGATGGGCACACGTCGGTGGACATGGTGCAGGGCATTACGTCAAGATGGTCCACAACGGCATCGAGTACAGCATCATGCAAGGCTATGCCGAGGGGTTTGAATTGATGTCGAAAAGCTCCTACAGCTTGGACCTTGCACAAATCGCCGATCTTTGGATGCAGGGTAGTGTGATTCGATCCTGGCTCTTAGAGCTGGGCGCTAGTGCGCTCAGGGAAGACCCGAAGCTCGAAAAACTCAAAGGTTATGTCCAGGATTCAGGAGAAGGCCGATGGATGTTAATGGATGCCATTGAAAAAAACGTACCCGTCCCAACCTTATCAACGGCTCTTTTCACACGATTTCGTTCGCGACAAGAAGAATCGTTTTCTGAAAAAATGCTGGCTGCACTGCGAAACGCCTTTGGCGGACACAGCGTCAGACGCTAG
- a CDS encoding glycoside hydrolase family 15 protein, with product MAYKSIGDYGIIGDLHTIALVGLDGSIDWCCLPHFDSPSVFGAILDHKAGGHFKIAPVHDGNTRQMYLPETNILLTRFLQDDGVGELTDFMPVESDEPGIRPRRHQIIRMVSVVRGQVRFRLECAPAFNYGRDPHTAKLVERGAIFCTEASTVGLVSPIPLKVREGVAFQEFIVNQGESLTFLLEFTVANGKTDLQATQEYGDEAFQNTSAFWQRWLAQCQYDGRWREMVHRSALTLKLLTYAPTGAIVAAPTTSLPEHIGGPRNWDYRYTWIRDAAFSLYGLLRLGFTVEAARFMDWLNARCHELNPDGSLQLVYGIDGRRNLAEEELNHLDGHRGSRPVRVGNAAAHQLQLDIYGTIMDAVYLYNKHGSPISYDLWVNLCRLLDYVCANWEQPDEGIWEVRGGRKHFVYSKVMCWVALDRGIRLADNRGYPGNRARWMAERDRIYTDVMQKGWNPKVGAFVQSYGSEALDASNLIMPLVFFVSPTDPRMLSTIDRTLEELALGSLVYRYEVGKAAPDGLEGEEGTFSLCTFWLVEALTRAGRLTEARLIFEKMLSYTNHLRLYAEEVSHTGEQLGNFPQAFTHFGLITAASNLDLALNSRKGTHTVVRRSRSSAQKQNNG from the coding sequence ATGGCATATAAAAGCATCGGCGATTACGGCATCATCGGTGACCTTCATACGATCGCATTAGTCGGTCTCGATGGGTCGATTGACTGGTGTTGCCTCCCTCATTTTGACTCCCCGAGTGTATTCGGAGCGATTCTAGATCACAAAGCCGGCGGTCACTTCAAGATTGCCCCAGTCCACGACGGCAATACCCGGCAAATGTACCTTCCCGAAACCAATATTCTCCTGACACGTTTTCTCCAAGATGATGGCGTGGGGGAACTCACGGATTTCATGCCCGTTGAATCTGATGAACCAGGAATACGACCACGACGGCACCAGATTATCCGAATGGTCTCGGTCGTACGTGGGCAAGTCCGATTCCGTCTTGAATGCGCTCCAGCTTTCAACTATGGACGCGACCCCCATACGGCAAAACTCGTCGAACGGGGGGCTATCTTTTGCACTGAAGCAAGCACCGTAGGGCTTGTAAGCCCTATTCCATTAAAAGTTAGAGAAGGCGTGGCATTTCAAGAGTTCATCGTCAATCAAGGGGAAAGCCTGACGTTTCTTTTAGAGTTTACGGTTGCCAATGGCAAAACCGACCTTCAAGCCACACAAGAATATGGTGATGAAGCCTTTCAAAACACCTCGGCCTTTTGGCAACGCTGGCTGGCACAATGCCAGTATGACGGCCGTTGGCGAGAAATGGTTCACCGCTCTGCCCTGACCTTGAAGCTGTTGACCTATGCTCCAACTGGCGCTATTGTTGCTGCTCCAACTACCAGCCTTCCGGAACACATTGGAGGTCCACGAAACTGGGATTATCGGTACACCTGGATACGCGATGCAGCGTTTTCACTCTACGGCCTTTTGCGCCTTGGCTTCACGGTGGAGGCCGCTCGGTTTATGGATTGGCTCAATGCTCGTTGCCATGAGCTTAACCCAGATGGCTCCCTTCAACTTGTGTACGGCATTGATGGCCGACGTAACTTAGCCGAGGAAGAACTGAATCACTTGGACGGCCATCGTGGTTCGCGACCCGTGCGAGTTGGAAATGCCGCCGCGCATCAGCTTCAACTGGACATTTACGGCACGATCATGGATGCTGTGTACCTCTATAACAAGCATGGTTCACCAATTTCCTATGATCTCTGGGTCAATCTCTGCCGGTTATTAGACTATGTGTGCGCGAATTGGGAACAACCCGATGAGGGGATATGGGAAGTCCGTGGAGGACGCAAGCACTTCGTATACTCAAAGGTCATGTGCTGGGTGGCGCTCGATCGCGGTATCCGCCTCGCTGACAATCGAGGTTATCCTGGAAACCGAGCACGGTGGATGGCCGAACGGGATCGTATCTACACCGATGTCATGCAAAAAGGCTGGAATCCCAAAGTCGGCGCATTCGTCCAGTCCTACGGGAGTGAAGCTCTGGATGCCTCGAACCTCATCATGCCTCTCGTCTTTTTTGTCTCGCCTACCGATCCACGCATGCTTTCGACGATTGACCGAACATTGGAAGAACTCGCACTCGGAAGCTTGGTCTACCGGTATGAAGTCGGCAAAGCCGCACCAGACGGACTTGAAGGCGAAGAAGGCACGTTTAGCCTCTGTACCTTCTGGCTTGTCGAAGCTTTGACAAGAGCCGGTCGATTGACCGAAGCCCGGCTGATCTTTGAGAAGATGTTAAGTTACACGAACCATCTCCGTCTTTACGCTGAAGAAGTCTCACATACCGGAGAACAGCTCGGGAACTTCCCGCAAGCCTTCACGCATTTTGGCCTGATTACGGCCGCTTCGAACCTTGACCTAGCCTTGAATTCTCGAAAAGGCACTCACACCGTTGTTCGACGAAGCCGGTCGTCTGCTCAAAAACAAAATAACGGATAA